Proteins encoded together in one Canis lupus familiaris isolate Mischka breed German Shepherd chromosome 25, alternate assembly UU_Cfam_GSD_1.0, whole genome shotgun sequence window:
- the ZAR1L gene encoding ZAR1-like protein isoform X1, whose product MERLVRVPYGLYQGYGNTVPLGHPGLSEHEQPDWRRNTGPPNFLARPGLLVPANASHYCMDPYKRAQLKAILSQMNPSLSLQLYRANTREVGVQVSPRVDKSVQCSLGPRTLCSRSPWGSAGHKAPLTAWGVYSPVMGHRSLIQLQREGEDQERKALLHPTEASEQQQQQPPPMPRSEEDKQEEPHQHNELEEEDASSPRKEKSKQAQGVGGADLLRKPTFQFLEAKYGYFHCKDCKTRWESAYVWCISGTNKVYFKQLCCKCQKSFNPYRVEAIQCQDSKEDEDMRNNGGGEKYFDLRIPFKALTGLFSVQTVPCFLKTCSKSCCSCPQKKRHIDLRRPHRQDLCGRCKDKRFSCGNTYSFKYIM is encoded by the exons ATGGAGCGTCTTGTCCGTGTTCCCTATGGCTTGTACCAGGGCTATGGGAATACAGTGCCTTTGGGTCATCCTGGACTCTCTGAACACGAACAGCCTGACTGGAGGCGAAATACTGGTCCCCCCAATTTCCTGGCCAGGCCTGGGTTGCTGGTGCCTGCCAATGCCTCTCACTACTGCATGGACCCTTACAAGAGGGCACAGCTTAAGGCCATTCTCTCTCAGATGAACCCCAGTCTGAGCTTGCAGCTTTATAGGGCCAACACCAGGGAAGTGGGTGTGCAAGTGAGCCCACGGGTAGACAAGTCTGTGCAGTGCTCGCTGGGGCCTCGCACCCTGTGCAGCCGCTCCCCTTGGGGCAGTGCAGGCCACAAGGCACCCCTGACAGCCTGGGGAGTCTATTCACCAGTCATGGGCCACAGGAGCTTGATTCagctgcagagggaaggggaagaccAAGAGAGGAAGGCTCTTTTGCATCCCACTGAGGCcagtgagcagcagcagcagcagccaccaccAATGCCAAGGTCAGAAGAAGACAAGCAGGAGGAGCCTCACCAGCACAATGAGTTGGAGGAGGAAGACGCCTCAAGTCCTCGGAAAGAGAAGAGTAAGCAGGCACAGGGAGTTGGTGGAGCAGATCTGCTCAGGAAACCCACTTTCCAG TTTTTGGAAGCAAAATATGGCTATTTTCATTGTAAAGATTGTAAGACCAGATGGGAGAGTGCTTATGTGTGGTGCATTTCTGGAACTAATAAG GTTTATTTCAAACAACTATGTTGCAAATGCCAAAAGAGTTTTAACCCTTATCGAGTAGAAGCAATCCAATGTCAG GATTCAAAGGAGGATGAAGATATGAGGAATAATGGTGGTGGGGAGAAGTATTTTGATTTGAGGATTCCATTTAAAGCACTGACTGGATTATTTAGTGTCCAAACTGTTCCTTGTTTTCTAAAGACCTGTTCAAAGTCTTGTTGTTCctgtcctcaaaagaaaagacatattGATCTAAGGAGGCCTCATCGACAGGATCTGTGCGGTCGCTGCAAAGACAAGAGATTCTCCTGTGGCAATACTTACAGCTTTAAATACATCATGTGA
- the ZAR1L gene encoding ZAR1-like protein isoform X2 — protein MERLVRVPYGLYQGYGNTVPLGHPGLSEHEQPDWRRNTGPPNFLARPGLLVPANASHYCMDPYKRAQLKAILSQMNPSLSLQLYRANTREVGVQVSPRVDKSVQCSLGPRTLCSRSPWGSAGHKAPLTAWGVYSPVMGHRSLIQLQREGEDQERKALLHPTEASEQQQQQPPPMPRSEEDKQEEPHQHNELEEEDASSPRKEKSKQAQGVGGADLLRKPTFQFLEAKYGYFHCKDCKTRWESAYVWCISGTNKVYFKQLCCKCQKSFNPYRVEAIQCQTCSKSCCSCPQKKRHIDLRRPHRQDLCGRCKDKRFSCGNTYSFKYIM, from the exons ATGGAGCGTCTTGTCCGTGTTCCCTATGGCTTGTACCAGGGCTATGGGAATACAGTGCCTTTGGGTCATCCTGGACTCTCTGAACACGAACAGCCTGACTGGAGGCGAAATACTGGTCCCCCCAATTTCCTGGCCAGGCCTGGGTTGCTGGTGCCTGCCAATGCCTCTCACTACTGCATGGACCCTTACAAGAGGGCACAGCTTAAGGCCATTCTCTCTCAGATGAACCCCAGTCTGAGCTTGCAGCTTTATAGGGCCAACACCAGGGAAGTGGGTGTGCAAGTGAGCCCACGGGTAGACAAGTCTGTGCAGTGCTCGCTGGGGCCTCGCACCCTGTGCAGCCGCTCCCCTTGGGGCAGTGCAGGCCACAAGGCACCCCTGACAGCCTGGGGAGTCTATTCACCAGTCATGGGCCACAGGAGCTTGATTCagctgcagagggaaggggaagaccAAGAGAGGAAGGCTCTTTTGCATCCCACTGAGGCcagtgagcagcagcagcagcagccaccaccAATGCCAAGGTCAGAAGAAGACAAGCAGGAGGAGCCTCACCAGCACAATGAGTTGGAGGAGGAAGACGCCTCAAGTCCTCGGAAAGAGAAGAGTAAGCAGGCACAGGGAGTTGGTGGAGCAGATCTGCTCAGGAAACCCACTTTCCAG TTTTTGGAAGCAAAATATGGCTATTTTCATTGTAAAGATTGTAAGACCAGATGGGAGAGTGCTTATGTGTGGTGCATTTCTGGAACTAATAAG GTTTATTTCAAACAACTATGTTGCAAATGCCAAAAGAGTTTTAACCCTTATCGAGTAGAAGCAATCCAATGTCAG ACCTGTTCAAAGTCTTGTTGTTCctgtcctcaaaagaaaagacatattGATCTAAGGAGGCCTCATCGACAGGATCTGTGCGGTCGCTGCAAAGACAAGAGATTCTCCTGTGGCAATACTTACAGCTTTAAATACATCATGTGA
- the ZAR1L gene encoding ZAR1-like protein isoform X6, producing the protein MERLVRVPYGLYQGYGNTVPLGHPGLSEHEQPDWRRNTGPPNFLARPGLLVPANASHYCMDPYKRAQLKAILSQMNPSLSLQLYRANTREVGVQVSPRVDKSVQCSLGPRTLCSRSPWGSAGHKAPLTAWGVYSPVMGHRSLIQLQREGEDQERKALLHPTEASEQQQQQPPPMPRSEEDKQEEPHQHNELEEEDASSPRKEKSKQAQGVGGADLLRKPTFQFLEAKYGYFHCKDCKTRWESAYVWCISGTNKVYFKQLCCKCQKSFNPYRVEAIQCQTVHGHHEWSVCLGDSSQKGYWKAKHLHILD; encoded by the exons ATGGAGCGTCTTGTCCGTGTTCCCTATGGCTTGTACCAGGGCTATGGGAATACAGTGCCTTTGGGTCATCCTGGACTCTCTGAACACGAACAGCCTGACTGGAGGCGAAATACTGGTCCCCCCAATTTCCTGGCCAGGCCTGGGTTGCTGGTGCCTGCCAATGCCTCTCACTACTGCATGGACCCTTACAAGAGGGCACAGCTTAAGGCCATTCTCTCTCAGATGAACCCCAGTCTGAGCTTGCAGCTTTATAGGGCCAACACCAGGGAAGTGGGTGTGCAAGTGAGCCCACGGGTAGACAAGTCTGTGCAGTGCTCGCTGGGGCCTCGCACCCTGTGCAGCCGCTCCCCTTGGGGCAGTGCAGGCCACAAGGCACCCCTGACAGCCTGGGGAGTCTATTCACCAGTCATGGGCCACAGGAGCTTGATTCagctgcagagggaaggggaagaccAAGAGAGGAAGGCTCTTTTGCATCCCACTGAGGCcagtgagcagcagcagcagcagccaccaccAATGCCAAGGTCAGAAGAAGACAAGCAGGAGGAGCCTCACCAGCACAATGAGTTGGAGGAGGAAGACGCCTCAAGTCCTCGGAAAGAGAAGAGTAAGCAGGCACAGGGAGTTGGTGGAGCAGATCTGCTCAGGAAACCCACTTTCCAG TTTTTGGAAGCAAAATATGGCTATTTTCATTGTAAAGATTGTAAGACCAGATGGGAGAGTGCTTATGTGTGGTGCATTTCTGGAACTAATAAG GTTTATTTCAAACAACTATGTTGCAAATGCCAAAAGAGTTTTAACCCTTATCGAGTAGAAGCAATCCAATGTCAG
- the ZAR1L gene encoding ZAR1-like protein isoform X3 — MERLVRVPYGLYQGYGNTVPLGHPGLSEHEQPDWRRNTGPPNFLARPGLLVPANASHYCMDPYKRAQLKAILSQMNPSLSLQLYRANTREVGVQVSPRVDKSVQCSLGPRTLCSRSPWGSAGHKAPLTAWGVYSPVMGHRSLIQLQREGEDQERKALLHPTEASEQQQQQPPPMPRSEEDKQEEPHQHNELEEEDASSPRKEKSKQAQGVGGADLLRKPTFQFLEAKYGYFHCKDCKTRWESAYVWCISGTNKVYFKQLCCKCQKSFNPYRVEAIQCQIFVEILTDSSALLSKRAR, encoded by the exons ATGGAGCGTCTTGTCCGTGTTCCCTATGGCTTGTACCAGGGCTATGGGAATACAGTGCCTTTGGGTCATCCTGGACTCTCTGAACACGAACAGCCTGACTGGAGGCGAAATACTGGTCCCCCCAATTTCCTGGCCAGGCCTGGGTTGCTGGTGCCTGCCAATGCCTCTCACTACTGCATGGACCCTTACAAGAGGGCACAGCTTAAGGCCATTCTCTCTCAGATGAACCCCAGTCTGAGCTTGCAGCTTTATAGGGCCAACACCAGGGAAGTGGGTGTGCAAGTGAGCCCACGGGTAGACAAGTCTGTGCAGTGCTCGCTGGGGCCTCGCACCCTGTGCAGCCGCTCCCCTTGGGGCAGTGCAGGCCACAAGGCACCCCTGACAGCCTGGGGAGTCTATTCACCAGTCATGGGCCACAGGAGCTTGATTCagctgcagagggaaggggaagaccAAGAGAGGAAGGCTCTTTTGCATCCCACTGAGGCcagtgagcagcagcagcagcagccaccaccAATGCCAAGGTCAGAAGAAGACAAGCAGGAGGAGCCTCACCAGCACAATGAGTTGGAGGAGGAAGACGCCTCAAGTCCTCGGAAAGAGAAGAGTAAGCAGGCACAGGGAGTTGGTGGAGCAGATCTGCTCAGGAAACCCACTTTCCAG TTTTTGGAAGCAAAATATGGCTATTTTCATTGTAAAGATTGTAAGACCAGATGGGAGAGTGCTTATGTGTGGTGCATTTCTGGAACTAATAAG GTTTATTTCAAACAACTATGTTGCAAATGCCAAAAGAGTTTTAACCCTTATCGAGTAGAAGCAATCCAATGTCAG